GATAATGCCAACTGGCCTATTTCATCATTACCGTAAATGTTTACTTTCCTGGAGAAGTTACCTCTTGCCATTTCAAGCGCTTGTTTTCTCATATCAGACATCGGTCTTGTAATGGTTTGGGCAAGCAAAACACCAAGCACCGCTGTGACCGCAAGCGCAATAGTGGTCCCCGTTGCAAAGATGCTGTTGATTTGACGCATCTGGGCATAGACCTTTTCCATGGACGCTTCTAAATAAATAGCGCCAATGATATCTTGATTGTTCGATTTGACGGGTGCTGCAATCAGCCTTAGACGATTCTGGGTTTGCTTTTCGATGACCGTCTTCCTCGACATCTGTCCTACTACCAATGCCCGTTTAACCAGCAATTCTGTCGTCCTTTTCCCTACACTTGACTGATTGTAAGGATTGGACGTTCCGAGGACCTTGCTTTGGTTATTGGTTATGCGAATTTCTTCTATATCTTCCATCGTGACATCTTGTAACACCGTTCTTATATCTTCTTCAATGGTTGGTGTCGTATCATCACGTTGTTTTTTTATTTCCTGCTCAATGCTATAAGCGAGTAAATGAATTCTCTCTTCAAGTGATTCGTTAAAGTTAGTGGTCAACTGATTTTCAAGCTTACTGACAAAATAGACCCCAATTATCTGAATAGCAATAAGGATTAGCAATACGTAAATCAACACAAATTTAAGATGAATGGACCGAAAAAAACCTACCTTTTTCATGGAAATTATTCCTGCTCAGTTTGTCGCAGGTAATAGCCAACTCCTCTTCTTGTCACAATCCATGTCGGGTGACTTGGGTTGTCTTCAATTTTCTCACGAAGGCGGCGAACCGTTACATCCACTGTTCGTACATCTCCATAATAATCATAGCCCCATACTGTTTGCAGAAGGTGCTCACGAGTCATAACCTGGCCGATATGCTTTGCAAGATAATGCAACAATTCAAATTCACGGTGAGTAAGTTCGATCATATCTCCCCTTTTGGTTACCATGTAAGCATCAGGGTGGATAACTAGGGAACCAATTGCAATCTCAGAAGGTTCTTCTGTATCTGCCGCCTTCTGTTGATGACGTCGCAAATTAGCCTTTACCCTTGCAATTAATTCACGCGTGCTGAAAGGCTTGGTTACATAATCATCTGCTCCTAGTTCTAATCCAAGCACTTTGTCTATTTCTGAATCCTTGGCAGTCAGCATGATAATCGGCATTTCATATTTCTTACGTACTTCTCTGCACACTTCCATGCCGTCTCGCTGAGGCAACATGATATCTAAAAGAATTAAGTCTGGGCGCACTTCCTCCACCTTATTGACCGCCTCTTCGCCGTCATAGGCACAATATACCTCGTACCCTTCTTTTTGGAGGTTGAACTTCAATATATCTGCAATTGGTTTTTCATCGTCTACTACAAGTATTTTCTTTTCCATATGGTTTCGCTCCTTCTCAGCATCTATCTATTCCTATCTGTTAGTATGGCTTTTTTCCAAAGATTGTTGCCATTTGCTAGAAAAAAACGGCTTATAAGCGTAATTATAATCAAAACACTCTACTTCTTACTTTACCATGTAGAGCGGGGGAGCGCATCTATTAAGAGAAAGCTCATAAAAGTGCAAGAAACATAAAAACCTCTAGCTCGCTTTTCTTTTGCTAGAGGTTTCATGTATGTGTTTAGTTATTTAAATACTGCATTGGATCTTTTAACTTGCCATCCTGGTACACTTCAAAATGTAAATGAACGCCTGTAGATTGTCCTGTCGTTCCCATGACACCGATCTTTCCGCCGCGAGAAACAGTTGCTCCTACGGAAACGCTAATTGAATCAAGATGAGCATACGTTG
This window of the Sutcliffiella horikoshii genome carries:
- the yycF gene encoding response regulator YycF; its protein translation is MEKKILVVDDEKPIADILKFNLQKEGYEVYCAYDGEEAVNKVEEVRPDLILLDIMLPQRDGMEVCREVRKKYEMPIIMLTAKDSEIDKVLGLELGADDYVTKPFSTRELIARVKANLRRHQQKAADTEEPSEIAIGSLVIHPDAYMVTKRGDMIELTHREFELLHYLAKHIGQVMTREHLLQTVWGYDYYGDVRTVDVTVRRLREKIEDNPSHPTWIVTRRGVGYYLRQTEQE